A stretch of the Halictus rubicundus isolate RS-2024b chromosome 16, iyHalRubi1_principal, whole genome shotgun sequence genome encodes the following:
- the Pcid2 gene encoding PCI domain-containing protein 2, with product MDSYVIQVRRMWLTQEGYFLADLLSLRHNHVSIPQIGSEIAMTKAMEHLSAPLDGLVLYHLKTIAAMIKNDPLTMYNYQSSAVQSLTKILQMQKEENWMLPVMNMMCLELRLLAVCAENRKNNKSSKPGEILEKCADCLMGCFRVCACDNRSSEDDTKRWGMLALVNQLLKIYFRINKLHLCKPLIRAIESSPYKALFALAQQITYKFFVGRKAMFDSDYKAADEYLTYAFEHCHKKSLKNKRLILTYLAPVKMLLGYMPKQSLLEKYNLMEFWELMESVKKGDLRNLEKVMEKHETFFIGAGIYLIVEKLKIIAYRNLFKKVYLVLNIHQIPIQNLLSALQMHGFDDVDMDETECIVANLIYEGKIKGYISHQHKKLVISKQNPFPKLSTIP from the exons ATGGATTCGTATGTAATACAG GTTAGACGTATGTGGTTGACTCAAGAAGGATATTTTTTAGCG GATTTATTATCTTTGAGACATAATCATGTTTCAATTCCTCAAATTGGATCTGAAATTGCAATGACAAAGGCAATGGAACATTTATCTGCCCCCTTAGATGGTCTAGTGCTTTACCATTTAAA AACTATAGCAGCAATGATAAAAAACGATCCATTAACTATGTATAATTATCAAAGTTCTGCGGTACAGTCTTTAACAAAAATACTTCAAatgcaaaaagaagaaaattggaTGTTACCTGTTATGAATATGATGTGTCTAGAATTGAGATTATTAGCAGTATGTGctgaaaatagaaaaaacaaTAAAAGCTCCAAACCTGgagaaatattagaaaaatgtgCAGATTGTCTAATGGGTTGTTTTAGAGTATGTGCTTGTGATAATCGTAGTTCAGAAGATGACACAAAAAGATGGGGAATGCTAGCATTAGTTAATCAATTACTAAAGATTTACTTTAGGATCAATAAATTACATCTATGTAAACCTTTAATAAGAGCAATAGAGTCATCTCCATACAAAGCGCTCTTTGCGTTAGCACAACAAATTACATATAAGTTTTTTGTTGGACGTAAAGCAATGTTTGACAGTGATTATAAAGCAG CTGATGAATACCTAACATATGCATTTGAACATTGTCACAAAAAGTCCTTGAAAAATAAAAGACTAATTTTAACGTATCTTGCACCTGTAAAGATGTTACTAGGATACATGCCAAAGCAAAGcttattagaaaaatataatttaatggaattTTGGGAGTTAATGGAATCTGTCAAAAAAGGAGACTTACGTAATCTCGAAAAAGTAATGGAGAAACATGAGACTTTTTTCATAGGAGCTGGAATATATTTAATTgtggagaaattaaaaataatagcgTATAGGAATTTATTTAAGAAAGTATATTTGGTGTTAAATATACATCAAATTCCTATCCAAAATTTACTTTCGGCTCTGCAGATGCATGGATTTGATGATGTCGATATGGATGAAACAGAATGCATTGTAGCAAATTTAATATACGAAGGAAAAATTAAAGGCTACATATCTCATCAACATAAAAAGCTAGTTATATCTAAACAAAATCCTTTTCCAAAATTGTCAACGATCCCATAA